DNA from Oryzisolibacter sp. LB2S:
CTGGCGCTCGCGCGTCAGCTCGAGACCGAGCACCAGCGCCTGCAGGTCGAGCGTCGCGCCCAGGCCACGCCGCTGCGCGTGGAGCGCATGGCGCGCGACAAGCTGCACATGCACACCGCCACGCCGGCCATCACGCACTATGTGACTGCCGACGGCCGGCCCGTCGCCGCGCCGCAGCCGGCGCCCGAACCCGTGAAGGGCCGGCGATGAAGAGCCGCAGCGTCAACTACACCTCCAGCCCGCTGCTGGCCAGCCCCACGCCGCTGTGGCGCAGCCAGTTCATCGTGGCATTGGTGGCCCTGGGCTTTTTCGCACTGGCCGGGCGTGCCGCCTATGTGCAGGTGTTCGGCAACGCCTTCTTCCAGCGCCAGGGCGAGGTGCGCTTTGCACGCACGCTGGAGCTGCCGGCCAACCGCGGCCGCATCCTGGACCGCAACGGCCTGATCCTCGCCTCCAGCGTGCCCGCGGCCAGCATCTGGGCCATTCCCGAGGACGTGGATGCCGACAACCCCGAGGTCAAGCCCAAGCTCAGGGAGCTCGCGCGCCTCATGGGCATGCCCCTGCCCACGCTCATGGCCAAGCTGGCCGACGAGGACAAGACCTTTGTCTGGATCAAGCGCCAGCTCGACTGGGACGTGGGCCAGCAGATCCTGGCCCTGGGGATCAAGGGCATCTACCAGCGCAAGGAATACAAGCGCCAGTACCCCGAGGGCGAGGCCGCCGCGCATGTCGTGGGCTTCACCAACGTGGAGGACCATGGCCAGGAGGGCATGGAGCTGGCGTTCGACAAGGAGCTCGCGGGCAAGCCCGGCTCGCGTCGCGTCATCAAGGACCGCCTGGGCCGCGTGGTCGAGGGCGTGGGCGAGGATATTCCGCCCATCGACGGGCGGGACATGCAGCTGTCCATCGACAGCAAGGTGCAGTTCTTCGCCTACCAGAAGCTGCGCGACACCGTGGCCGAGCACAAGGCCAAGGCCGGCAGCGTGGTCGTGCTCGACGCCCACACGGGCGAGGTGCTGGCGCTGGCCAACTACCCGAGCTACGACCCCGGCAACCGCGGCAGGCTCACGGGCGAGCAGCTGCGCAACCGCGCGCTCACCGACATGTTCGAGCCCGGCTCGACCATGAAGCCCATCACCATAGGCCTGGCGCTCGAGAGCGGGCGCGTGAGGCCCGAGACCGTCATCGACACCAGCCCCGGACGCCTGACCATCACCGGCTCGACCATCAGCGACACGCACAACTACGGCGCGCTGACCGTGGAGGGCGTGGTGCAGAAGTCGAGCAACGTGGGCACGACAAAGATCGCCATGCAGATCCCGGCGGCCGAGATGTGGGAAACCTTCTCCGCCGTGGGCTTCGGGCAGAAACCCCAGATCGCCTTCCCGGGCGCGGCCATGGGCCGCCTGCGCCCCTACAAGAGCTGGCGCCCCATCGAGCAGGCCACCATGTCCTACGGCTACGGCCTGTCGGCCAGCCTGTTCCAGATGGCGCGCTCCTACACCGTGTTCGCCAACGGCGGCAAGGTGATACCGGCCACCATGCTCAAGACCGACCAGAACGCCGTGGGCGTGCCGGTGTTCTCCGAGCGCACCGCCAACCAGGTGCGCAAGATGCTGCAGATGGCCGCCGGCCCCGGTGGCACGGGCCAGCGTGCGCAGACCGTGGGCTACTCGGTGGGCGGCAAGTCGGGCACTGCGCGCAAGCAGGTGGGCAAGAGCTATGCCGCGGGCAAGTACCGCGCCTGGTTCACGGGCCTGGCGCCCGTGGACAAGCCCCGCATCATCGTCGCCGTGATGATCGACGAGCCGAGCAACGGCGTGATCTACGGCGGCGCCGTGGCCGCGCCCGTGTTCAGCGAGGTGGTGCAGCAGACGCTGCGCATGATGGGCGTGGCGCCCGATATGGCCGTCAAGCCCCTGATCGTCACCAACGCCGTGGAGGAGTCGCTGTGAGCGCGCTGCAGCAACTCACCACAGTGGCCGCCGCCGTGGCCTGGCTGCGCGCACGCGTCACGGGCACGCTGCAGACCGACAGCCGGCAGGTCGCACCCGGCGACGCCTTCATCGCCTGGCCCGGCGCCGCCACCGACGGGCGAGCCCATGTGGCCGACGCCATGGCGCGCGGCGCCGTCGCCTGCCTCGTGGAGCAGGACGGCGTGGAGGCCTTTGGCCTCGCGGGCGACCCTATGGGTCACCATATCGCGGCCTTCTGCGGCCTCAAGGCCGCCACGGGCCTGATCGCCGCGGCCTGGTTCGGCCAGCCCAGCGAGCGCCTGAAGGTGCTGGCCGTGACCGGCACCAACGGCAAGACCAGCACCGCATGGTGGCTGGCCGATGCCCTCAATCAACTATCAAAACAAGAGCTGCCCGCGGTTGCTGGGTGCGCCTTGGTGGGTACTCTGGGCATTGGTGTGCCGCCCGAGCTTGCGAGCACCGGCATGACCACGCCCGACCCCGTGCGCCTGCAGCGCGCGTTTGCGCAGTTCGCCGAAGCAGGCCTGGGCGCCTGCGCCATCGAGGCCTCGTCCATCGGCCTCGAGGAGCAGCGCCTGGCGGGCACGCAGATCCGCGTGGCCCTGTTCACCAACTTCACCCAGGACCATCTGGACTACCACCGCGACATGGCCAGCTACTGGCAGGCCAAGCGCGTGCTGTTCGACTGGCCGGGCCTGCGCGCGGCCGTGGTCAACATCGACGATGCCCAGGGCGCGAGGCTGCACGCCGAGCTGCAGGGCGGTAGCCTCGACCTGTGGAGCGTCTCCATCCAGGGTCCGGCGCGCCTGATGGCCAAGGACATCGAGCACCGCGGCCCGGGCCTGGCCTTCACCGTGGTCGAGGGCGAGCATGCCCTGCCGTTGCAGACCCGGCTCATAGGCCAGTACAACGTCTCCAACCTGCTCGGCGTGATCGCCGCGATGCGCGCGCTTGGCGTGCCGCTGGCGCAGGCGCTCACCGTGTGCGCGCGCCTGGCGCCCGTGCCCGGCCGCATGCAGCAGCTGGCGTTTGCCGGCCAGCCCCTCGTGGCCGTGGACTATGCCCACACGCCCGACGCGCTGCACCAGGCGCTTGCGGCCCTGCGGCCCATGGCAGCCCAGCGCGGCGGCCGGTTGTGGTGCGTGTTCGGCTGTGGCGGCAACCGCGACGCGGGCAAGCGCCCGCTCATGGGCGCAGTGGCCCAGCGCGAGGCCGACCGCGTCATCGTCACCAGCGACAACCCGCGCGGCGAGGAGCCGCGCGCCATCATTCACCAAATCCTGCAGGGCATGATCGCCGGCCTCAGCGTCAGCGCCGAGGAGGACCGCGCGGCGGCCATTGCCCAGGCCGTGGCCGATGCCGATCCCGCCGACGTGGTGCTGATCGCCGGCAAGGGCCACGAGGACTACCAGGAGACGGCGGGCCGGCGCCTGCCGTTCTCCGACATGGCGCAGGCGCTCGATGCGCTCAGGCGCCGAGGAGCCGTGGCATGAGCCACACCCAGACCACACCCATGCTGAGCCTGCAGCAGGCCTTCGAGCTGCTGCGCGCGCGCATTCCCGCCGCGCGCCTCGTGGGCGACGGCGCCACGCCGCTCACGCGCGTGCACACCGACACGCGCACGCTGGCCGCGGGCGACCTGTTCCTGGCCCTCAAGGGCGAGCGCTTTGACGCCAACGGCTTTCTGCCCCAGGCGCGTGCCGCCGGCGCCGCCGCGGCCATTGCCCATGGGGGCCTCGAGGCCGCGGGCCTGCCGGGCATAGAGGTGCCCGACACGCTGGCCGCGCTGGGCGCATTGGCGGCCGGCTGGCGCGGGCGGTTCGACCTGCCGCTCGTCGCGGTCACGGGCAGCAACGGCAAGACCACGGTCACGCAGATGATTGCCGCCGTGCTGCGCGCCTGGAAGGGCGACGCGGCGCTGGCCACGCAGGGCAACTTCAACAACGACGTGGGCCTGCCGCTCACGCTGCTGCGCCTGCGGCCCGGCCATGAGGCGGCGGTGGTCGAGCTGGGCATGAACCACCCGGGCGAGATCGCCTGCCTGGCCGACATTGCCCGCCCCACCGTGGCCCTGGTGAACAACGCCCAGCGCGAACACCTCGAGTTCATGCACACCGTCGAGGCCGTGGCGCGCGAGAACGGCAGCGTGCTGGCCGCGCTGGCGCAGTCGGGCGTGGCCGTGTTCCCCGCGGCCGACGAATTCACGCCGCTGTGGCGCCAGCTTGCGGGCGCGCGCCGCTGCATGACGTTTGGTGGTGCTGCCGGCCCCTCACCCCAGCCCTCTCCCCAGAGGGGCGAGGGAGCCCACGTGCGCCCGGACTTGCCCCCTCTCCCTCTGGGAGAGGGTGGGGGTGAGGGCTGGCAACCCGGGGGCGCAGATGTGTATTGCGCCAACGCGCAATGGATGGATGGCGCCTGGCAGCTGTGCGTGCACACGCCGGCCGGCGCATTCGATACGCGCCTGGCCGTTGCCGGCAGGCACAACGTGACCAACGCCCTGGCCGCCACGGCCTGCGCGCTCGCCGCGGGCGTGCCGCTGGCGGCCATCGCGCAGGGGCTGTCGGCGTTCGAGCCCGTCAAGGGCCGCTCGCGCGCGCTGGCCGTGCGGCTGGCAGGTCGCACGCTCACGCTGGTGGACGACAGCTACAACGCCAACCCCGACTCGGTGCGTGCCGCCATTGACGTGCTGGCCGAGCTGCCGGGCCCGCGCCTGCTGGTGCTGGGCGACATGGGCGAGGTGGGTGACCAGGGCCCGCAGTTTCACGCCGAGGCCGGGGCGCACGCGCGCTCCCGCGGCATAGAGCAGGTGTTTGCGCTGGGCAGTCTGAGCGCCCATGTGGCGGGCGCGCGGCATTTTGCGGACATGGCGGCGCTGATCGCAGCCGTGCGCGCAGAGCTGCCCACGGTGGGCAGCGTGTTGGTGAAGGGATCACGATTCATGAGGATGGAGCAGGTGGTGCAGGCCATTCAAGAGGAGGGCGCATGCTCCTGATGCTGTCGCAATGGCTGCAGGGCCTGTCGCCCGAGTTCGGCTTTCTGCGCGTGTTCCAGTACATCACGTTCCGCGCCGTGATGGCCGCGCTCACGGCGCTGCTCATCGGCCTGGCCGCGGGCCCGCGCGTCATCCGCATGCTGACGGCGCTCAAGATCGGCCAGCCGATACGCGGCTACGCCATGCAGTCGCACCTGTCCAAGAGTGGCACGCCGACCATGGGCGGCGTGCTCATCCTGCTGTGCATCGCCATCTCCACGCTGCTGTGGTTCGACCTGTCCAACCGCTTCGTGTGGATCGTGCTCATCGTCACGCTCGGCTTTGGCGCGATCGGCTGGGTGGACGACTGGCGCAAGGTGGTCAACAAGGACCCTGAAGGCATGCGCTCGCGCGAGAAGTATTTCTGGCAGTCGCTCATCGGCCTGGCCGCGGCGCTGTACCTGGTGTTCTGCATCTCCGAGAACTCCAACGCGCGCGTGTTCGAGCTCTTCGTCGCCTGGGTCAAGTCGGGCTTTGCGCTCGACCTGCCGCCGAAGGCCGGGCTGCTCGTGCCCTTCTTCAAGGAGGTCAGCTACCCGCTGGGCGTGCTCGGCTTCGTGATCCTGACCTATCTGGTGATCGTGGGCGCGAGCAACGCGGTCAACCTCACCGACGGGCTCGACGGCCTGGCCATCATGCCGGTGATCATGGTCGGTGCGGCGCTGGGCATCTTTGCCTATGTCACGGGCAACGCCAGCTTTGCCAAGTACCTGCTGTTCCCCTACATCGCGGGCTCGGGCGAACTCATGATCTTCTGCGCCGCCATGGCGGGCGCGGGCCTGGCCTTCCTCTGGTTCAATGCCCACCCGGCCCAGGTCTTCATGGGCGACGTGGGCGCGCTGGCGCTGGGCGGCGCCCTGGGCACCATCGCCGTCATCGTGCGCCAGGAGATCGTGCTGGCCATCATGGGCGGCATCTTCGTGGTCGAGGCGCTGTCGGTGATGCTGCAGGTGAGCTGGTTCAAGTACACCAAGCGCCGCTATGGCGAGGGCCGGCGCCTGCTGAAGATGGCGCCGCTGCACCATCACTTTGAAAAGAGCGGCTGGAAGGAGACGCAGGTCGTCGTGCGTTTCTGGATCATCACCATGCTGCTGTGCCTCGTGGGCCTGTCCACCCTGAAACTGCGATGAACCACGAGCACCACGACCCCCTCCAGTCCGGCGCCATGGATCAACCCGCGCCGCAGCCCGCGCCCGCTGCCGCAGCCCCGGTGCTGACGGCCGCCGCCGAGGCGCGGGAATTCGTCGCGCGCATCTTTGCCGACGTGGTCGAGCCCGCTGCGCCAGTGGCGCCTGTGGCCGAACCGGCCGCGCAGGCCGAGGCTGCGCCGCAGGACGCCGCACGGGACGAGGGCGCGGAGGGCGAGGTCGCCATCGCCGCCACCGGCCCCGACGAGGCCCTGGCGCCGCTCGCCGGCCGGCGCGTGCTCATCCTCGGCCTGGGTGCCTCGGGCCTGGCCATGGCGCGCTGGTGTGCGCGCTCGGGCGCCGAGGTGCTGGTGGCCGACACGCGCGACAACCCGCCGCAGCTCGCCGCGCTGCGCGCCGAGCTGCCCGCGGTGCAATTCATCGCCGGGCCCTTCGACGCCAGCCTGGTCGAGGGCCGCGGCCTGCACGCCGTGTACCGCTCGCCGGGGCTGAGTCCGGCCACGATTGCTCCTGTAACAATAGCGGCCAGTGCTTGCCAGATAAGCGTTGGAGGCGAATTGGACCTGTATTCCATGGCCCTGCGCGCGCTGCGCGCCAGCCATGGCTATGCGCCCGCGGTGCTGGCCGTCACGGGCACCAATGGCAAGACCACGGTGACCTCGCTCACGGCGCGGCTCGTCGAATCTGCGGACAAGAGCGTGGCCGTGGCCGGCAACATCGGCCCCACGCTGCTCGATACGCTGGCCGAGCGCCTCGACGCGAACGACCTGCCCGAGGTCTGGGTGCTCGAGCTCTCGAGCTTCCAGCTCGACGGCGTGACCGGCTTCGAACCCACGGCCGCGGCCGTGCTCAACATCACGCAGGACCACCTGGACTGGCATGGCAGCCTGCAGGCCTACGCCCAGGCCAAGGCGCGCATCTTCGGGCAGGGCGGCCTGATGGTGCTCAACCGCGAGGACCCGGCCGTCATGGACATGCTGCCGGCACCGGTGCGCGTGAAGCTGCAAAAGCCCCAGCTGCGCGCCCATGTCACCTTTGGCGCCGACATGCCGCAGCGCCCCGGCGACTTCGGCATGGAGGTGGTCAACGGCATGGCCTGGCTGGTGCGCGCCCACGAGGCCGACGAGACCGCCAAACGCGGCAGGAGCGCCCAGCAGGCCGAGCTGCACATCCAGCGCCTCATGCCCGCCGACGCGCTGCGCATCCGCGGCCGGCACAACGCCTGCAACGCGCTGGCCGCGCTGGCCCTGGCCCAGGCCGCGGGTTGCGCCCTGGCGCCCATGCTCTACGGCCTGCGCGAATACCGCGGCGAGCCGCACCGCGTCGAGTCCATAGGCATGGTGCAGGGCGTGGAGTATTTCGACGACAGCAAGGGCACGAACGTGGGCGCCACCGTGGCCGCGCTCGCGGGCCTGGGCGCGGACCGGCGCCTCGTGGTCATCCTGGGTGGCGATGGCAAGGGC
Protein-coding regions in this window:
- the ftsL gene encoding cell division protein FtsL is translated as MTRISAVLLLAVMASALYLVHTQYQSRRLYTELDRALALARQLETEHQRLQVERRAQATPLRVERMARDKLHMHTATPAITHYVTADGRPVAAPQPAPEPVKGRR
- a CDS encoding penicillin-binding protein 2, which codes for MKSRSVNYTSSPLLASPTPLWRSQFIVALVALGFFALAGRAAYVQVFGNAFFQRQGEVRFARTLELPANRGRILDRNGLILASSVPAASIWAIPEDVDADNPEVKPKLRELARLMGMPLPTLMAKLADEDKTFVWIKRQLDWDVGQQILALGIKGIYQRKEYKRQYPEGEAAAHVVGFTNVEDHGQEGMELAFDKELAGKPGSRRVIKDRLGRVVEGVGEDIPPIDGRDMQLSIDSKVQFFAYQKLRDTVAEHKAKAGSVVVLDAHTGEVLALANYPSYDPGNRGRLTGEQLRNRALTDMFEPGSTMKPITIGLALESGRVRPETVIDTSPGRLTITGSTISDTHNYGALTVEGVVQKSSNVGTTKIAMQIPAAEMWETFSAVGFGQKPQIAFPGAAMGRLRPYKSWRPIEQATMSYGYGLSASLFQMARSYTVFANGGKVIPATMLKTDQNAVGVPVFSERTANQVRKMLQMAAGPGGTGQRAQTVGYSVGGKSGTARKQVGKSYAAGKYRAWFTGLAPVDKPRIIVAVMIDEPSNGVIYGGAVAAPVFSEVVQQTLRMMGVAPDMAVKPLIVTNAVEESL
- a CDS encoding UDP-N-acetylmuramoyl-L-alanyl-D-glutamate--2,6-diaminopimelate ligase — its product is MSALQQLTTVAAAVAWLRARVTGTLQTDSRQVAPGDAFIAWPGAATDGRAHVADAMARGAVACLVEQDGVEAFGLAGDPMGHHIAAFCGLKAATGLIAAAWFGQPSERLKVLAVTGTNGKTSTAWWLADALNQLSKQELPAVAGCALVGTLGIGVPPELASTGMTTPDPVRLQRAFAQFAEAGLGACAIEASSIGLEEQRLAGTQIRVALFTNFTQDHLDYHRDMASYWQAKRVLFDWPGLRAAVVNIDDAQGARLHAELQGGSLDLWSVSIQGPARLMAKDIEHRGPGLAFTVVEGEHALPLQTRLIGQYNVSNLLGVIAAMRALGVPLAQALTVCARLAPVPGRMQQLAFAGQPLVAVDYAHTPDALHQALAALRPMAAQRGGRLWCVFGCGGNRDAGKRPLMGAVAQREADRVIVTSDNPRGEEPRAIIHQILQGMIAGLSVSAEEDRAAAIAQAVADADPADVVLIAGKGHEDYQETAGRRLPFSDMAQALDALRRRGAVA
- a CDS encoding Mur ligase family protein, with amino-acid sequence MSHTQTTPMLSLQQAFELLRARIPAARLVGDGATPLTRVHTDTRTLAAGDLFLALKGERFDANGFLPQARAAGAAAAIAHGGLEAAGLPGIEVPDTLAALGALAAGWRGRFDLPLVAVTGSNGKTTVTQMIAAVLRAWKGDAALATQGNFNNDVGLPLTLLRLRPGHEAAVVELGMNHPGEIACLADIARPTVALVNNAQREHLEFMHTVEAVARENGSVLAALAQSGVAVFPAADEFTPLWRQLAGARRCMTFGGAAGPSPQPSPQRGEGAHVRPDLPPLPLGEGGGEGWQPGGADVYCANAQWMDGAWQLCVHTPAGAFDTRLAVAGRHNVTNALAATACALAAGVPLAAIAQGLSAFEPVKGRSRALAVRLAGRTLTLVDDSYNANPDSVRAAIDVLAELPGPRLLVLGDMGEVGDQGPQFHAEAGAHARSRGIEQVFALGSLSAHVAGARHFADMAALIAAVRAELPTVGSVLVKGSRFMRMEQVVQAIQEEGACS
- the mraY gene encoding phospho-N-acetylmuramoyl-pentapeptide-transferase, with product MLLMLSQWLQGLSPEFGFLRVFQYITFRAVMAALTALLIGLAAGPRVIRMLTALKIGQPIRGYAMQSHLSKSGTPTMGGVLILLCIAISTLLWFDLSNRFVWIVLIVTLGFGAIGWVDDWRKVVNKDPEGMRSREKYFWQSLIGLAAALYLVFCISENSNARVFELFVAWVKSGFALDLPPKAGLLVPFFKEVSYPLGVLGFVILTYLVIVGASNAVNLTDGLDGLAIMPVIMVGAALGIFAYVTGNASFAKYLLFPYIAGSGELMIFCAAMAGAGLAFLWFNAHPAQVFMGDVGALALGGALGTIAVIVRQEIVLAIMGGIFVVEALSVMLQVSWFKYTKRRYGEGRRLLKMAPLHHHFEKSGWKETQVVVRFWIITMLLCLVGLSTLKLR
- the murD gene encoding UDP-N-acetylmuramoyl-L-alanine--D-glutamate ligase, translated to MDQPAPQPAPAAAAPVLTAAAEAREFVARIFADVVEPAAPVAPVAEPAAQAEAAPQDAARDEGAEGEVAIAATGPDEALAPLAGRRVLILGLGASGLAMARWCARSGAEVLVADTRDNPPQLAALRAELPAVQFIAGPFDASLVEGRGLHAVYRSPGLSPATIAPVTIAASACQISVGGELDLYSMALRALRASHGYAPAVLAVTGTNGKTTVTSLTARLVESADKSVAVAGNIGPTLLDTLAERLDANDLPEVWVLELSSFQLDGVTGFEPTAAAVLNITQDHLDWHGSLQAYAQAKARIFGQGGLMVLNREDPAVMDMLPAPVRVKLQKPQLRAHVTFGADMPQRPGDFGMEVVNGMAWLVRAHEADETAKRGRSAQQAELHIQRLMPADALRIRGRHNACNALAALALAQAAGCALAPMLYGLREYRGEPHRVESIGMVQGVEYFDDSKGTNVGATVAALAGLGADRRLVVILGGDGKGQDFAPLAAPVARHVRAAVLIGRDASQIRAALADCGVPLIDAETMEQAVRLASGQAQEGDAVLLSPACASLDMFDNYAHRARVFCEAVQALAEDAGQTLEGGQA